The DNA window aATTTAACAGCTGACTTCAATGCTTGGCCGCGCAGTGAACATCTACCCGCTAtcgtttttattaaacttaggGAGAAAACCACCGATACCAATGAACTTCCAACACATGCTATTCTTTTCTGGtaagttattttagtttttatatattttgatgtaattATTACTGTACGAGTTCATTTTAAATAACTCAATCGGAGAAATATTAAGTCGTTCCCTCGTGGCAGAATGGTCGTagtcagtggtgtgcacttcatacatgcacaaaagcactacctGCTGTAACTGTTTTATAGACCTCGTATAAGAGGATCTTTTAATTTACGGCCGACTTCCTGATTTATTTAACTCTGCATACAATAATAAGAAATAGTGTTGTCACTAGATGACGCTCTTTCAATACCATATGAAACTTATTTAACTTTCTCGCAATcgacggcctagtggcgcagtgcgcagcgaccctgctctctgagtccaaggtcgtgggttcgattcccacaactggaaaatgtttgtgatgaacatgaatgtttttcagtgtctgggtgtttatctgtaattataagtatttatgtgtatttcattcataaaaaaaaaatttcatcagctatcttagtacccataacacaagctacgcttactttggggctagatggcgttgtgtgtattgtcgtagtatatttatttatttatttaaaggtagaaaatctcacacttggctcAAAGTCGGTAATTGAAGAACAAGTGGCAGATCTGATTAAATAGGTCTATATGCTTTCCCTCGTTGACCGACGGTGCATTACTGATATGGCTTTTTAAGGAAGCTCGTAAATGGTAATTTGGTAGCTCTTGAACTTTCATTGTCTGCTAAGAAGAAGTTACCTAGAGTTGCTACTCGCAAAACTTTTTATGTAAACAGCGGTAGAACTAATTTGGGTAGGAATGCCGCTCTAAATCGCCTAAGTCGTGTCTATAATGATCTTGCTCGCGCAGATAGCAACATTGATCTATTTTGTCTAAGGCCAAAGAATTTTAAACGTGCTATTATTCCTGCTTTGTCCGCAATCCGGTCTGCACTTTTcgattgtaatttttagttttattttttgttttttagtttttcttgttgtaatatttatattacatacaatagtttgtagtgttaatattagtaattttgtagtaaatgctgtgcacacTTTTAAGTGACTAGTCACagtgattagaaacaaaatatttgtaatttttctttactacgtattgtgaacaagctgttggtgttactttaataaataaataaatcttgttGGGAATCGACCAAGTTGAAGCGTGCCTTAGACCCGACTGATTCACACCACATGTtcaatagaaaattaagttcTTATATTATTGTGATGGggaaaaaacttaattatttgcATTGGATTAGCGCAATTCTCTGCTCTGTTTTATGCTCCCTGAGTACGGAGACGTTACGTTACGTTGAGGATATCAGCGTAAAATTACGTAATAAAGTGTTGGagactttatttctttttttaattcaataactaaatagccggtataattacagacacatgaggctttacAAATATGCCTAAGGTTGATCGACACAGGGCGGTATTTTGTAAGTCGTGTTTGTtgcataattcaaaatttctttattcatgtaggcctttcACGGGCACTTATAaatcgttcatacatatatgtttacataattgtaaggggatggtgataacttcgttcgccaacttaaaccttaagctacgagggttccaaacgcgccctggtctgggtaattttttttttcgttattaccaaattacagtaaatttatattataataggatttttctgtaagcttacgttttatataaactttgaacttattgagagacatctcaaagatttcatatacaattgcccttgaatgaatttgcaattttgtatagcctagtaaactgcaaaacgagttttttttagagtttattaaatattaatatgacctgcgaagtgttgctctggttaTAGACGATCGTTTTCCAGTCTAATGAGCGCTGCCAacggcttggtccgtcaattattaaaataaaaaccatacTTTAATCTATGTTTGTAGGTCTCCGGGGAGCTATGTCTTTTGCCCTGGCGATCCGCAACACGGTATCCGAGGCGCGGCAAGCGATGTTGACGACCACTTCGCTCATTGTCATCGCTACCGTCGTGCTACAGGGCGGGGCCGCCACCCACGCGCTGGCATACTTACGAATACCCACCGGGTGAATaagacttcttttttttttacataaaattgacagaaaaaagattccgacgaattgagaacctcctcttttttgaagtcggttaaaaatagtaGTTTTATGTTAAAACTAACTAAAACACGTGTTTTTTTGCACACAGATCTTGAACCTAAACTACATTGGCAGGACTAAATTTAGGAATATCATTAGGTAAAAACCACTTTACGCTAGCGGAGTATGAGATAGCCTCACTTTAAGACCTGTCAATTAAGTGTCGTTGTTTCGTTGAGAGACTTGTATGCAGCAACAGTTATCAGTTATCTGCTCTAAAAACGTTACGACGATACGACAACTATACGACGTTTTCATATCCTACATTTAATGAAAACTTGTGTGTCgccgttttaaaataaaaaaacaggttCAGAAATGTTGCAATtgttctattaattttatttcatttgtagcTTAGACTGGAATTCATAAGTTATTGTTTTACATGcgcattttattttacagtcAAGGACAGAATGATGAAAACGAAGCGCTACCTTACCGTGACGTAAGAAGTGTAAGTAACTCGTTAAGatgttattaaaatgatttactaCAGTTAATTTGTATAACCGCACTCTATGCACCACAATGTAGTATGTAATTTCCATGAAGCAATGGTTGGTTATAGTTTACCGTTTGCATAACACATTAAAATCACTTtagcataatttttctttctgtATCTATAGCACCTCTTATGGGTTATTGAATTTTCGGatccttatttattataaacttaaattttttaatagttttagttttttggacattatgaaaaattgtttacttttgGATCCTTCTTTTTAGTTAAGTTCATTGAAGGAAACGCTATCAATCCTTCCCGCTTTCTGTTTGTTGCTTTTACTAATAAAACGGTAGAATGCTGTTTACTCAACGGTAGTTTAGCGTCGAATAGTAACACAGTACACATCCGCATTTGTATCGTTTATCATAGATTACTAAATATTCGTGCCATTTCTTAAGACAGAtagtgtaattatttttttattgtgacgtTTCCCTCACCAAGCACGTCATATTGTTTATCtgtcgtttttttattacatggaACTAAATTTCAAACATGCAAttccaaattaataaaaaaatttaataaattgtaattaaaaacaaaacattgcgATCAAATGCAGACGCACTGTAGCGTCACCTAAGAAGAGCTCTGGCGCTTTCACTGCGCAGGGAATGATTTTAGCAAGCTACATAATAATGACAATGGTGACAACTCTGTTTTACACAAATCTCTTATCTTAACTGAATTGTTCGGTATTCACGTATTGTAtgagtgagtttttattaaaatatgtcaagtagtaataatatgcagtaaagtttcttgttttaatactagtttgttaagttttgtgtttattaagtttatagacctactatttaatcatgttttgatattaagttctaagaaataagtgatgtgttttaacagtgcACTTTATAAGTACGTTAAATTACAGTATGAAAAATATGAATCCTGTACATGCCACTAGTCCgcggtagaatatgtgatatcctaaatacagttataactagttaggagtcagatactcacccacaccagggccaaattatgacttttacctaaatatattcaaatatttgtgggtcatagtaaaccttgttgtgatacatatatataaaaaaaataaaaaaataaaaatagaattaataagTCTAAAACAGTGATATCCTTTTCCACGATGAGTTTACAAAAGGGGATGGCACTACTTTTGACAGActtatcaatttagtttagtctaaagATTCATGATAATTCATTCAGAACTGGCACCATTCTGTTAGATACTATAATGTTTAACGTAAAAGAATTAACTAAGATAAACGTATAACATGACTTTATAAACATTAATCAACTGATAATCTTCATGCACTAATTCGCATGCAATTGTAAAAATTGTTCACTATGTAGGACGACCTTCGGAGATCTTTTTACAAAACGCGACCtgtacttgtttgtttgtttgttttttttttgtttgtcatcAAAAATGTCAATCATATATTAGatgttattaatttcatttggAAATGCATCACACAAACGCCTGCTGTAATATTTAATCCTCTCAAACTAAGATAAATAAACTTAGTTTAGGTTTAGTACGTTTTTAATACGTTACGAAAACGTGGATAAACTACAGAGGATCAGATATCATGACAGGTTCTTACCATGGCGCCAAGAAAAACGTATGCTTATACGTTACCGCGCATGTGATTAATCAGAACTTATTGTGGCAGCTGTACCAGTCCACGGAAACAAGCAGACCGGTATGTAAATACATGTACACGAAATGGCTTTAAATGTCCCATTAAGCTTTCATTTTCATCGACgttataattactattatatCGAATCCCAACATAATTTCGATTTTATTTGTAGGTACGATTTTACAATATTGTGGTACAGGCCTCACAAATCTTCCtatatcaaaattttataaCCCCCCACTGGGgggttataaaatttatttggggcaaattatgatattattatattattaatatgcaaGTTAAAAAATTGAAAGATCGATAACATTTTCATATCACATGTTAAAATACTGAGATGAAACTTATAATGCCAAAGACCTACCAATTCTGGAAACTGAAATTGCAATTGCCATCACAATATTCTGCCCATTTGCAATTAAATTCATTGTTCGATATTTTGTTGTTTAGCCTGCTGATATAAGTTTCGACCTCCGAAATTTGGACTCCAATCAATCGCCTAATAGCGACAGGGCATCAGTAAGAAAAGACCATTAAGAATATTGACATACTCGTAATATGACTTACTGCACAAATGTCGGCTCTAATACTCCTGGCAAAGTACTAACAGCATGACCTAACTTTGCCTAATCTTATGGTTACGGAATACTTAAAATGGCACGATAACAATGTATGGGGAATCCTCAGCCGACTTATCATTACTGTTGTAAAAATGTCTCTTTAGTTTTGTAGCTTACttatttacaatcttttaacTAAAGTTCAGAACGAAAAAGGCATTTCTATCACAGTTTCACAGATCACAATAAAATGcatgttactttattttattttttttatttggtttcaaTGTCTAGAACGGCCGCATGGTAGTAAAATGGGGCAAAGGCGAAAATGAAGTGGTTATGCCTTGGCAACTTAACTCTTTCGAAGTATGTAATTTCTTATCTATTGcaacttttttttgtgttaatgGCATGGCATGGTCATGAGTTAATCAATATTACTCATGAATGCATGCTAATGTGTGACtgtaacaacttaaaaaaatatcacttataaccataaaaattgcataataatacatatgtatttaatctacataataataatttatcatacTCAATACTAAACCAAAAACTATGTTGTTACAGGCATTCAGTTTTAGTTTATATTCTAAAGTGTTGAACATATTAAATTCATACTcataaaaatgtgtttaataaTACTGGATTAGTTAGCATGAACTGTgtactacaaaaaaataatgtttgatgTTTGTCAATCGTTTGAACGGCGATGACTTATTTTGGACACATTTTCTTTACTCCTCTTTAAACCCCTCTCTTTTCATGTtctaatgtaattttattgttcattaAAGGGTCCTTGAGCTAAGAACGATAAAGGCACATAATTCCATCTTTTgaattttgtgtgtttgtgtatattTCTGCATAACTGAATGAAAGTAATTTCTAACAAACCAAAAATAGAACATTTTATAACTATTGGTTTACTTAACCCTTACATTATCATAGTAAATATGGGTAAAAATGGGTAAAAATCCAGACTAATTGACTAATAATGAGAAACATAAGAATACGGTTAATTGTTAAATCAATATCTCGTCGTATTATTTCAAACTTAACGGCTCTAATATAAAGAGTGGAGGAAATaacttagtaaaaatatttacttctgTTAACTTGCacacaaaacttttatttacattactgCAAATGTTATCTTCCACTTCACCAGTTACGTCCACTAAGTTACTTAAAGGAAGACCAGACTCCATAGAGGCGTGCaacttgtttagattatttgTTGATAAAATATAGAGATGACATTCAGCTGTTCTGTAAAagctcttaaaaaaaaacaaagttgttAAAAAACTGAGTTCATGTAGAAAATAATTGACTTTTACAGATATTAAATTATagatgttttatatataatttaatattattaattccaaAATAGGACACACCGCATGGCAACGGTGACGGTGGCGGTGAAAAGGCCCGCCTAGCTCGACTGTGGGGTGCCGTAGACTCCAAGCTACTTAAACCACTGCTTACCCACGCTCGGCCACCCCTGACTGAAACACTTCCCGCCTTTCTGAGACCTCTGGGCAGAATATTAACCACAACAAGGCAGTATACACAATCTGtgagtatatttaatttaagctgTACTTTATAACTCACTATTATAAAAGACAAGACGTACGCACAGCTTTGGGTAAGTattgtgatgtttttttttttgcgtaagTAATCCTCTTACAGCAGGGTAATTTAGCGCTTATGAGCTGCCATAGAGGccaatttgttttattgtatttcttgTTATAACTCATTTTTGGTGAGATATCCTCATGCTTACCTCTCCTCGCCTCACCGGAAAGCGTGTACGAACGGAACCCCACGTTGTTAGTCTCTCTTTGAATAATGGCAAGATTACGGAATGCTTTTGCACCGAACCACAACCCATCCAGTTTCGtttgaatacaaaaatattgtgtTACGATTTAGTTTTTTACAAAGTTCGCTTCAATCCAATAATAGGAAACTTTATCAGAATACGATATCCGTTAACCAGGTTATTACGGCCGCCGGTACCAATTGGGCAGGTATGAGCGTTGACTGGGTTAATCGACCGCTCGTATTCAATGGGATATtaaacttatgaaaattaagcttaatttgctatccgcgaacagcaggagaatctgtatggtgtaatttataattacgtatactccacaccaaacagatcctcggcaatgtaccctctacgcacgtttcgctccgaaaccggagcatcctcaggagatgttgactttgcaatgaataattgttaagtcaacaattattcattgtaaagtcattgtaaaatggatttccgcaaagtaacgcttgcttctatccggATATTAAACATTGCGGTGGTTTACGTGCGTTATTTCGAAACTGGATTTTGGGATTATCAGAtaggtttttaatattaaatagcttcataaattttacttaaatacttattgaCTTATTATCTTGCAGGAAAACAGCCTTAGAAGAACTGACTCAGATTCTGACTTGTGTATTGACGAACCACAACCAGTACCAACTACTATCGACCCACAGGTATACttgtaattatttttggttgtattgtattttttttgtttcataaacTTGCTTAAAATGTAATGAGTATATGTATACATTGATATCTGTATGAAATCGGCTTTATATATCATTCTCTCTCTCTTTGCACTAGGGGTCACCCTTCTTTTATTAGGTAATACATGTAATTAACAATATAGACTATAGTCAGAATCGCAAGATTattgaaaatgatttttatttatgttgtacCTGTATGATTAAAAACTGACTCGTCAAGTCATGATAGTGTGAGAAATGAGggatattttataatagtaattaaataacacaaacacaaaccGGAGTCTTGCTATAGCGGGGTAAACTTAAGGCACGCATTAACAAATTGCTTGTGACGTATCCATGTTTTTTTATCAAGCGctttatttgcttatttatttaattttagttacatCTTTGACTTTTTTCTCATTTCGTTGCAGCTACCATATAATATACGGAATGGATACGGAAATGTCTAAGCTTTGTAGCATTAGTGATCCTCGGCTGTGATAACAGGTCTAGAAATCTAGATGTACATAGaatattgttttctttaataggCAAATTGTTTCTTAATCATTGCACGCAGCAACTTTGGCCCGGACTCGTGGACACGAGAATCTCAGTAGAAGGTATCACCGGGAgtaatatatagtttttaagtagaaaaaaatatatatacctacctactactctCTTTGTGCCACGATAGGATGTGATGCCACTACGGATCTAAATGTATTTTGCTATTATCTAATGTAGCTAGTTGTAGCTACGACTGTTTAGAGTGGTTTTAAGAGTAGTGTATCGAAATAGTACCACGCGAATTCCTTTAGTATTTATTGCTTCGGTATACTTTTGTTTTGATTGTTTGTATCCTAAAACGCTTTCGTAGCTGTTAATAAACTGTTGTTAAAGCACGTTTAAAAGTTCGCGAAAGTACGAGTATTTAGTTTTagtatttccattttatgggtAAATGGTACAAAACGTAATAGAATTGTTAAAGATAAGTTTTTAGGGCACATTAATCACTCGGTAGTATTatgttaactataaaatattatttatatgtttataaatgtaGTTGCAGaacaaaatatgattttaattaccCACTATTGTTTTGCTATTTACTACTactatatgtttaaaatattaaaacgtatttattaggtattaaatattcattattagtctagtcgacaagttgaaaatggtccaaaatagagatactgctcttaaaattatgtgcgatagctcattgaaTCCGGAATGACGCCCAGAAAAATGAgccaaaagcgtgtattagcacataaaaaattgcaaaagttataaacaactgaagacgaaaaaatggcatttcgttttttgccaatatttcataattattatatttaagaaatttttaaaaagattctgaaagaggaaatttccaatgaaaatataatgagataaaaatcaaatgatctaatgagctatcgcacataattttaagagcagtatctttattttgtaccatttttaaCATGACGACTAGACTATATTTAAACTTGCTGATTGTGATATTTGGTAAATTGTGAAGAAGCTAAAAACCAGTATGCAAACACTGAATaatgaaacatacacaaaataaaCGTGTTTTAGTActgacaaaaatattgttttctctAATGCAATgtatgacataaataaatattataataccttTAGTATTAGATCTACTTTTTCTATCTTCgatatttttgtaacatttagttatacttttttatactaaatttctatttttaaagtaaatctaGTCCACGATTTTCTTTGGAATGCTACGAAACTATTGATAATGTTTAGAACTTTAGTTTTAAACCTTGCTCTCATTCAATGGATATCACATGAAGTCACTGGTAAAGGGTTGTTATTTACTTAGTATTTGAGTTTTACTGTtggtaattttaaattgtttgtaaGTATGTGACGTCAAGATCAAAATTGGTTTGTAAAACCCACAGTTGTTTAAACTATTTCTATTTGTGTCCATTTTTCGCAAACTGTTTGTCTTTCTAGTAATAAGTATTGTATGTACTTGTAAaccacatatttttaatttagataaatgcttatattatgcctTTATATGTCCTTGAGTGACATACAGAAGGCCATTGTTTATCACGAATTTtaaatgagaaaaaatatttcttatatatattatgtgtaataaaatttGATTCAAATCAGAAGTTTTATTTCCTGTTGGTATTTAGCAATATCTGAACCAATAACAACTGACGTTAACAATTTCACAGTACCTACTATGATTCGTCTTATTTTGGATGATCATTTTGACAGCTCACCTTAGGGATGAGGTATTGTATAATCATTAATGAAActattttaagatttaaatacataatgaaAATGCGTCATACATAATTGCAtacctttaatattaattaaaagtattaactATTGATATGCGCTTGAcctcaatctcacctgatagaaagtgtagatgtggcctaagatggggcgcgctggataatataaatataattttgttgattgatgttcgatttattttatttcaaaccgaAGTTAATAGTCTATTGTTGGTCACTAAACATGGCATTCACTTAGTGGGCAATACTCATTGATGAAGAACAACATTATTGGTATTGTTATATTATACCAGAAAAGAATACTAGGCTGCAACTGCACCTGCCAAAATGATCATCCTAAATTAGGCAAagcatattaataaaaagaaaataatacaaaaattaaatatttaatcatctttatttgctttatttttatcaaactgTTGTTTAAGGGTTTCTATGATTTCATTGGTAACTTTAAACTGTGGTCCATGCCCTGGAACAATCCAATCTGCCAACTGAGCCACTTTCAACCTGTTTATTCTCTGTTTAGCTGGATCTTCACTTCCAGCGTCCAACCATATATTCGGGTCCTCTATGTCCTCAACCTTTTCAAATAAATCGCCTAGTCAAAAGAGAAAATTTGCTTTAAAGTTCttggtttaaattattagtGTGCTACTAATGCTATAAGTGCTACACTACTTTTATTAGAACATCATTCAAATGTGAAGTAAACTGAACAAGACAAAATATAGTGTAATTAGTGCTTGTGTATATTTACCTATGAAAGAATTTCTACCAAAAACATCTACCTATTTGATCATGTGAAAGTTCGAGAAATTGCTATATTTTcagtcactagatggcgctcttttgatTCTATACATATAGTAGAAAAATTCCGAGCAACCaaataggtagaaaatctcacctGTAATGCtatattcttttaataaaaagtgcTTACCTGTAACAGCAACTGTTTGTTTTGCAGTAGAGTTAACCAATACAGTTACATCTGAAAGTGTATGTCCTGGGGTTGGGATCACTTTTACATTTTCATCTATAACAAATTCCTTccctgtaataataattatatgtttaaccTATATATTTCAGAAACCCAAGTCTTTTAATCCCCATTTCTCCCACTCTCCTCTCCATCATAAAAGACTTCTAAATCCTAAGCTTCTAAGCTTTTTAAATCTTcatcaataattttaacgccACATTTTCAATATTATGGTTACCTAAAGCTGATAATGACAGgaatatactataacatacttACAAGTTTCACATATTTTTAGCATAATAGAGATAATTACCTTCATCAAATGGATGAATGTAATATTTAGTCTCAAATGAGACACTGAAGCCAACAATATGTTTAGCTTTTAAGAAAAGGTTGTTGTTTCCAATGTGATCTGAATGACCATGAGTAGAAACAACATAACTTATATCATCTGCAGTAATATTTTGCAGTTTCAAAGctgaaaattataaagaaaactatAATGCCACAAGAATAAGATAACTATACACAAATATCAAACCAAAGCCTATGAGAACTGTAGAAGATATGATGCTAACTAAAATAAGCATTACTAACCACTTACAATTTTATTGGTATCCCAAGGAGTCATAGTAtctattattacattatttataccCTTTAATAGGGTACAGCTGCAATTTGCACTCATTTCttcttcattttttaatatGGAATAACCATCAAATAATACTACTATATCACACATtttataggtaaataataataatttccatagaaaatagtatttttatttgtaatttttgcaAACGATATAGACTAAATTTTATCTTGCAAAAACAGATGTTTACTTCAgcgtatggagggtagaggtaaggagagtcatcttatatgggagaaaagttgaaaaagtgtccagttgtatgcgctaaataacagttcaaaaatcctccacaatggcgctggtggatgcacagggtatggtatgaatgtagcaatcgtagatgaattgaagtatgccgagttaaaaaatttaatgtcattatcgactaaagtagttaattattgagaatttcaacaacttacgttgtacaaaatattgtggtaaatataaccttacttccttgtttatttttcaagcctactctaacaatatttatatttggcgcttcttttaagagttaccttgatgcaaatgtggcgccatcctaatttaatatattttgacgacactttttcatatacacagatgatcctccttacctctaccctccataattttgacgacactttttcatatacacagatgactctccttacctctaccctccatactctagctgaagtatggagggtagaggtaaggaggatcatctgtgtatatgaaaaagtgtcgtcaaaatatattaaattaggatggcgccacatttgcatcaaggtaactcttaaaagaagcgccaaatataaatattgttagagtaggcttgaaaaataaacaaggaagtaaggttatatttaaggttatatagattttatttagtgactctccttacctctaccctccat is part of the Pararge aegeria chromosome 2, ilParAegt1.1, whole genome shotgun sequence genome and encodes:
- the LOC120631874 gene encoding metallo-beta-lactamase domain-containing protein 1; amino-acid sequence: MCDIVVLFDGYSILKNEEEMSANCSCTLLKGINNVIIDTMTPWDTNKIVSALKLQNITADDISYVVSTHGHSDHIGNNNLFLKAKHIVGFSVSFETKYYIHPFDEGKEFVIDENVKVIPTPGHTLSDVTVLVNSTAKQTVAVTGDLFEKVEDIEDPNIWLDAGSEDPAKQRINRLKVAQLADWIVPGHGPQFKVTNEIIETLKQQFDKNKANKDD